The genomic window GGTATACAATCAAGTAGAAAACACTTTATCGAACGAGGTTTTTAAGGCCTATCAAAATGCAAAACGTATAGAAAGCTTAATGGCTAATCGAGATCAAAACTTTAATCAAGATTACCAAAAGTTGATTGACGAAGTAACCAAGAACTTCGCCAAAAGAAACATCAGTTTATTAGAGTTTTTAGACTTCTACAATCGTACAAGGAGAACGTTTTGCAATTCAACCAACTACAATACGAGCGTATCAATGCCAAAGAAGAAATCAATTTTGTTACTGGAACCACCCTATTCAAATAAAGCATGTCTTATATTAAATCCTCAAAAAACTATTTATACTGCCTTGCTGTAGCAGGCATACTGGCACAAAGCTGCACCACAACCAATACCACTGTTAAGGAAGACAAGTTCGAAGTAACCGACTCTTTAATCAGCAAGCTATTGATTGACACCGTACAATCTCCAAACAATCGAATGGATCTTAATTTCTCTGCAAAAATTACGGCTAATGAAGATTTGCAAGCTGCAATTTACCCAATGGTTAGCGGTATTGTAGGTTCGGTAAATATAAAAATCGGCGACCGAGTGAGTAAGGGACAAGTGCTGGCCAACATTAGCAGTGCAGAAATGGCTGGCTTTGATAAGGAAGTAATCAGTGCCGATGCGGAATTAAAAATCGCCGAAAGAGCCTTGAAACAAGCAGAAGAATTGTACAAAAGTGGTTTAAGTTCGGCCAAAGAACTAGAAGAAGTAAAAAACGACTTGATTATCAAAAAAGCGGAGCTACAGCGTGCTAAAACTACATTAAAGCTAAACGGCGGTAATACCAAAGGCACCTATAACCTCAAATCTCCTATTACTGGCTTTGTGATAGAAAAAAACGTAAATAGCCACATGCAATTACGCCCCGATAATGAAGACGCACTTTTTAAAGTAGCCGATTTATCAAACGTGTGGGCAGTAATCAATATCTACGAATCTGAATTTGCCATGTTAAAGGAAGGAGATGAAGTAGAAGTTTCGGTACTGTCTTATCCTGAAAAAACCTACCGAGGTAAAATTGAACGCATTTATAATACCATTGATAATGAAAGTAGAGTAATTAACGCCAGAGTAAGTATTGCCAATAAAGATTTAAGTCTAAAACCTGGCATGATGGCCACGGTAAAAGTAGCTGCTAAGTCAGATATCAATTTGCCATCAGTCAATCCTAAAGCAGTAATATTCGATGAGAATAAAAACTATGTATTGGTACTAGATCCAAAAGAGAAAATACGAGTACAAGAAATCGAAATTGGTCGTAAAACTAGCAATCGCACTTATGTGAGTAAAGGCTTAAATGCAGGCGATAAGGTTGTCGCTTCAAAACAGGTATTCCTTTTTGAAAGTTTGAAGTAATTGATAATTATAAGCTAGCATAACCTTAAAAAATCTTGTCATGTTGAGCTTGTCGAAACATAAATAGTCTTCGACAAGCTCAGACTGACAAACTAGGTATTAATTCTATTTCACAATGAATAAACTGATTAAAACCATTATTGGGTTTTCTTTAAAGAATAAATATTTCATCTTCTTTACCACCTTTATTTTGGTGCTAGCGGGTTACTTGAGTTTCAAGAAAACCACTATCGAAGCCTTTCCAGATGTAACCAATACCAACGTAACCATTATTACACAATGGCCGGGTAGAAGTGCCGAGGAGGTAGAAAAATTTGTTACCCGTCCGCTAGAAATAGCGATGAACCCTACCGAAAAAAGAACCAGCATTCGTTCTTCTTCCCTATTCGGACTTTCTATTGTTAAAATAACTTTTGATGACGACGTAGATTACGCTTTTGCCAGGGTGCAAGTAAACAACCACATCGAAGAAGCAGATTTACCCGACGGTATACAACCAGAAGTACAACCTCCCTACGGTCCTACCGGCGAAATTTTTCGTTACACGCTAACTAGCAATCAAAAATCGGTTAAAGAACTAAAAACCATTCAAGATTGGACTATCCAAAGGGAATTATTATCCGTTTCTGGAATAGCCGATGTAGTGAGCTTTGGTGGCGAAGTAAAGACTTACCAAATTACAGTTGATCCGCAAAAAGCGATACAATACAATGTTACAGCAACGGAGTTATTCGATGCTGTTTCTAAAAGCAACATCAACGTAGGTGGCGATGTGATTGTGCAAGGCGGACAAGCCTATGTGGTTCGTGGCATTGGAGTTTTAAATAATATCGAAGAGATTAAAAACGTAGTTGTAGATAATTACAATGGCATCCCTATCTATGTAAAAACCATTGCAGAAGTTACCGAAGCTGCTTTACCACGCTTAGGTCAGGTAGGTAGAGATTACGATCCAGATGTAGTACAAGGCATTGTGGTAATGCGTAAGGGCGAAAATCCGAGCGAAGTCATCAAAAAACTGAAAATTAAAATTGAAGACATCAATAACAACATTTTGCCAGATGATGTAAAAATCAAATCGTTTTACGACCGCGAAGATTTGGTAAACTTTGCCACACACACGGTAATGGGCAATATGTTCGAGGGTATTTTGTTTGTAACCGTTATTGTTTTCCTTTTTATGGCCGATTGGCGAACTACGCTTATCGTATCCATCGTTATTCCTCTGGCCTTGCTGTTTGCTTTCATCTGTTTAAAGCTAAAAGGCATGTCGGCCAACCTCTTATCTATGGGCGCCATTGATTTTGGAATTATCATAGATGGTGCTGTAGTTATGGTCGAAGGTATTTTTGTAGTGCTCGACCAAAAGGCCCATAAAGTGGGCATGGAAAAATTCAACAAAATAAGTAAGCTAGGGTTAATTAAAAAGACCTGTTTAGAGAATGGAAAAGGCATTTTCTTCGCTAAGCTAATCATCATTACAGGCTTGATGCCCATCTTTACTTTCGAAAAAGTAGAAGGTAAAATGTTTTCGCCACTGGCATGGACACTAAGTTTTGCCTTATTAGGTGCGTTATTGCTAACCTTTACCTTGGTACCTGCCATGGCAAGCATTTTACTGAAGAAAAACGTGAAAGAAAAGCACAATATCTTTCTAGAATTCATCACTAAATACACTTTAAAGGCTTATGACAAATGCTTTAAATTCAAAAAAATAGCATTTTACACTTCAATTGTAATTTTAATCACAGGTATTTTCAGTTTCAAGTTTTTAGGTAGCGAGTTTTTACCTAATCTGGATGAAGGTTCTATCTACGTACGTGCTACTGGCCCATTGAGTATTTCTTTAGATGAAACCAAGAAGCTTTCTAACGAAATGCGTAAAATCTTCTTGAGTTTTGAGGAAGTAAAACAGGTTTTATCGCAAACCGGCAGACCAAACGATGGTACCGATGCCACTGGCTTTTACAATATGGAGTTCCATGTTGACATCTACCCTAAAAAAGAATGGAAGCGAAAACAAACGAAAGAGCAGTTGATTGAGCGTATGCAGGAGAAACTGAAAGGATTTCCTGGCATTAGCTTAAACTTCTCGCAACCTATTTCTGATAACGTTGAGGAAGCCGTTTCTGGGGTTAAAGGTTCTATTGTAGTCAAACTCTTTGGCGATAACTTCGAGTTTATCGAACAGGAAGAAGAAAAAATCTTCAACATTCTTAAAACGGTAGAAGGTATCGAAGATTTAGGGATCTTGAGAAATTTAGGCCAGCCAGAACTACAAATCGATTTAAGTCAGCGTAAAATGGGTTTATATGGTGTAAGCACTGCCGATGCCAATGCTGTTGTAGAAATGGCGATTGGTGGTAAAGCAGCTACACAAATCTACGAAGGCGAAAAGAAATTTGACCTGATTATCCGTTATCCAGAAGATTTCAGAAATGACGAAACGGCTATCGCTAATTTGCGTGTTCCCACCATTTCTGGCTCTAAAGTTCCTTTGGGCGAAATCGCCAGAATTAAGAAAATTACTGGCCCAAGCATGATTTACCGTGATAAACATACCCGCTACGGCGCTATCAAATTCTCTATCCGTGGTAGGGATATGGGAAGCGTAATTGCCGAAGCGCAGCAAAAGGTAAATGCCGCCATTAAACTGCCAAAGCCATACCGTTTAGAATGGGCAGGAGACTTTGAAAATCAGCAGCGAGCAAGCAAGCAGCTTTCTCAAGCAGTTCCTATTAGTTTATTATTGATTTTCTTTATCCTGTTCAT from Pedobacter sp. SL55 includes these protein-coding regions:
- a CDS encoding efflux RND transporter permease subunit yields the protein MNKLIKTIIGFSLKNKYFIFFTTFILVLAGYLSFKKTTIEAFPDVTNTNVTIITQWPGRSAEEVEKFVTRPLEIAMNPTEKRTSIRSSSLFGLSIVKITFDDDVDYAFARVQVNNHIEEADLPDGIQPEVQPPYGPTGEIFRYTLTSNQKSVKELKTIQDWTIQRELLSVSGIADVVSFGGEVKTYQITVDPQKAIQYNVTATELFDAVSKSNINVGGDVIVQGGQAYVVRGIGVLNNIEEIKNVVVDNYNGIPIYVKTIAEVTEAALPRLGQVGRDYDPDVVQGIVVMRKGENPSEVIKKLKIKIEDINNNILPDDVKIKSFYDREDLVNFATHTVMGNMFEGILFVTVIVFLFMADWRTTLIVSIVIPLALLFAFICLKLKGMSANLLSMGAIDFGIIIDGAVVMVEGIFVVLDQKAHKVGMEKFNKISKLGLIKKTCLENGKGIFFAKLIIITGLMPIFTFEKVEGKMFSPLAWTLSFALLGALLLTFTLVPAMASILLKKNVKEKHNIFLEFITKYTLKAYDKCFKFKKIAFYTSIVILITGIFSFKFLGSEFLPNLDEGSIYVRATGPLSISLDETKKLSNEMRKIFLSFEEVKQVLSQTGRPNDGTDATGFYNMEFHVDIYPKKEWKRKQTKEQLIERMQEKLKGFPGISLNFSQPISDNVEEAVSGVKGSIVVKLFGDNFEFIEQEEEKIFNILKTVEGIEDLGILRNLGQPELQIDLSQRKMGLYGVSTADANAVVEMAIGGKAATQIYEGEKKFDLIIRYPEDFRNDETAIANLRVPTISGSKVPLGEIARIKKITGPSMIYRDKHTRYGAIKFSIRGRDMGSVIAEAQQKVNAAIKLPKPYRLEWAGDFENQQRASKQLSQAVPISLLLIFFILFILFGNVKDALLVLNNVPFAMVGGILALLATGINFNISAGIGFIALFGICVQNGVILITKFKSNITELKHQPTWTFADAIKDGIATRMRPVIMTALMAAIGLLPAALSTGIGSEASKPLAVVVIGGLITNTLFNLFVYPIVFYWSYKKKVHHLQEVIA
- a CDS encoding efflux RND transporter periplasmic adaptor subunit, giving the protein MSYIKSSKNYLYCLAVAGILAQSCTTTNTTVKEDKFEVTDSLISKLLIDTVQSPNNRMDLNFSAKITANEDLQAAIYPMVSGIVGSVNIKIGDRVSKGQVLANISSAEMAGFDKEVISADAELKIAERALKQAEELYKSGLSSAKELEEVKNDLIIKKAELQRAKTTLKLNGGNTKGTYNLKSPITGFVIEKNVNSHMQLRPDNEDALFKVADLSNVWAVINIYESEFAMLKEGDEVEVSVLSYPEKTYRGKIERIYNTIDNESRVINARVSIANKDLSLKPGMMATVKVAAKSDINLPSVNPKAVIFDENKNYVLVLDPKEKIRVQEIEIGRKTSNRTYVSKGLNAGDKVVASKQVFLFESLK